The following coding sequences are from one Venturia canescens isolate UGA chromosome 5, ASM1945775v1, whole genome shotgun sequence window:
- the LOC122410753 gene encoding adenomatous polyposis coli homolog, whose product MSSASSSNPGMGRTSREKNPREGIKAEPNADPTDSEGPMDLSMPRYGNRKKDTRSSNCYFVAGRRKQPSSYDVDANEQPIDYSKKYVESNAVSAVKTNYVPRNSLNKVKIDHREREKGFSQQDNKAYPYGVYAETDLDQPTDYSLRYAEDDTDDEEKQSDAYFNGNEQEDTVKTYCTEGTPYETPFNVSSATSMSDLRLEETKDGEGLKRTGRKNVQDPRKEITVKQPPPCEELEEEKEEESEILTKESKNISNELVLNSSSTSIEKPVNYYDEGTPGRISRVSSLSSLGCTNEPRNEDIKETPEGIQAQTPTALPVSPISTVNQCTNEIENAENLSIAVADTMNDEEAAISGMEEEKGDARSVDKEGKVVTFGGEDHYAEQTPLMFSRSSSLGSLSGFEQHSIHDDRSSIVSDFSRRTSGVVSPSELPDSPTQTVPPSPRHNQKNNTNDFSNRAPPLRHFSYAKNPRSKSSVFEDNITAFKEESTPLEFSAATSLSSLTIDDEPKILMDTKEKDYTEEARTVEQFLVNTSNEVESVEGNEVKSKKEEHRDSQIDRTNPDETSDGDEDDEDILAACISMGMRNSMYKQSNTKIAENSENTENRTSSGDSTTNLVRYETSSTLDCLVADVAAVSLSPCAKIKNSIDVVVPLDTVRVYCTEDTPASISPVGSLSNLSALSMLSISGDIEKDDRNRLSEESDDDKILDDCIRVGIERSLRGANRFSGSASVTELSSPSHVVESKKCHDDEKILDHCAESGGAKSMSRSNSFSETASVTKNPSPLHIPSMKKSELHLPCLLDSRKNFSMISPLPSQNSETPSCHTSSRQNPDCVNQNASNYDDKKILEECTRAGITRSVHGANSFPGTAAVTRFNSPSHGASTGVGYDSDQILEDCIKAGMARGLQGSSSLPSTAVPTKHHSPRHVPTTKKSQLHLSKFIENRQVFSMSPPASVAAKYDYVRQLSTDTSNSISVDHDTSGDDDKILDDCIRAGIARTLGGRISFPTNSAKHHSPRHIATSKTSRSQVPRSTDNRQVFSGSKSSPTKSKANSSNFDRDTWGDDDKMLDECIRAGMARTMHGTNSFPGSALGTKSNSPRHTSSTRKYHDENKTSDDSIRFGIPRTPHGSNSFPGTPVATKHNSPRHSVSIKKSEAYSPRVNDPRRGYSIPSSSPAKRNDVADRRMSSARSNISAVDHDTSGDEDKILDDCIKVGTARTLQGAVSFPNTATKHHSPRHASATKKCQEYSAKQAFSTSSQSPSKSRDASSRRIFSNRTNSTVVDHDTSGDDDKMLDECIKVGIARTLQGAVLFPSTVTVPKTHSPRHVSSVKKSEAYSTRNVDSRQNFSMPVPSSPQTSGGSSSHNIPCSRSNPATLDFDTSGDEDKILDDCIKVGIARTLHGTITFPSNVTKSHSPRRGPLTKKTEIYSSSNADSRQGRVMRSPSRVKSNGSSIGRTSSPRSHSNHDHISYDQSPNQSEDEAILAKCAQTAMSKECRNSLSFSKPQISRKIPKPMARVSNPESPCSSTRVTTEVFRTSVTTILIPARHRGEECFGDNSSISEEEEDLMLAQCIRSGMPTASSMPSKNSNYQREERRTREQ is encoded by the exons ATGAGCTCAGCTTCATCCTCCAATCCAGGAATGGGACGAacaagtcgagaaaaaaatccccGAGAGGGCATCAAAGCAGAGCCAAATGCTGATCCTACAGATTCTGAGGGTCCAATGGATTTGTCAATGCCAAGGTATggcaacagaaaaaaagataCACGAAGTTCGAATTGTTATTTTGTTGCTGGTCGGAGGAAGCAACCGTCATCATACGACGTCGATGCGAATGAGCAGCCGATAGATTACAGTAAAAAGTATGTTGAGTCGAACGCTGTGAGCGCAGTGAAGACAAATTACGTGCCGAGAAATTCGTTAAACAAAGTAAAGATTGACCatagagagagggaaaaaggattttcacAACAAGACAACAAAGCCTATCCTTATGGGGTTTATGCAGAAACTGATTTGGATCAACCGACTGATTACAGTCTTCGCTACGCTGAAGACGACACTGATGACGAAGAAAAGCAGAGTGATGCTTATTTCAATGGAAACGAGCAAGAGGACACGGTGAAGACTTATTGCACTGAAGGAACACCCTATGAAACTCCTTTCAACGTTTCCTCTGCCACTTCCATGTCAGATCTGCGTCTCGAAGAGACAAAAGATGGTGAAGGCTTGAAGAGGACTggcagaaaaaatgttcaagaTCCTCGCAAAGAAATAACTGTGAAACAGCCGCCACCCTGTGAGGAACTGGAAGAAGAGAAGGAAGAGGAGAGCGAAATTTTGACTAAAGAATCAAAGAACATAAGTAACGAACTCGTTCTCAATTCGAGCAGCACTTCCATCGAAAAACCTGTTAACTATTACGACGAGGGAACTCCTGGCAGAATTTCACGAGTTAGCTCGTTGAGCTCATTGGGTTGTACAAACGAACCGAGAAACGAGGATATCAAAGAAACTCCGGAGGGTATTCAAGCTCAAACTCCGACTGCACTTCCGGTCTCTCCTATTTCCACTGTTAACCAATGCaccaatgaaattgaaaatgccGAAAATCTTTCTATCGCTGTTGCTGATACGATGAATGATGAAGAAGCTGCCATTAGTGGTATGGAAGAAGAAAAGGGTGACGCGAGGAGTGTCGACAAAGAAG GAAAAGTAGTGACATTCGGTGGTGAAGATCACTATGCCGAACAAACTCCTTTAATGTTTTCCCGAAGCAGCTCTCTAGGATCTTTGAGTGGTTTTGAGCAACATTCGATTCACGATGATCGAAGTTCTATAGTCAGCGATTTCAG TCGACGAACCAGCGGAGTAGTTTCTCCGAGCGAACTTCCAGATTCTCCGACTCAAACCGTTCCTCCGAGTCCGCGGCACAATCAGAAGAACAatacgaatgatttttcaaaccgAGCTCCGCCGTTGCGTCATTTTTCTTACGCCAAGAATCCTCGATCGAAATCGAGTGTTTTCGAGGACAACATAACAGCATTTAAAGAGGAATCAACACCACTGGAATTCTCAGCAGCGACAAGTTTGAGTTCGTTGACGATTGACGACGAACCAAAGATTCTAATGGATACAAAAGAGAAAGATTATACGGAAGAGGCTCGAACCGTTGAACAGTTTTTGGTCAATACATCGAACGAAGTGGAGAGCGTGGAAGGGAACGAGGTCAAGAGCAAAAAAGAGGAACATCGAGACAGTCAAATTGATCGTACGAACCCGGATGAAACGAGCGACGGGGACGAGGACGATGAGGACATTCTCGCTGCTTGCATAAGCATGGGAATGCGCAACAGCATGTACAAACAATCGAACACTAAAATAgctgaaaattctgaaaacacTGAAAATCGGACTTCCTCGGGGGATTCAACGACGAATTTAGTTCGATATGAAACCAGTTCGACTCTTGACTGTCTCGTCGCTGACGTAGCCGCAGTTTCACTTTCGCCTtgtgcaaaaataaaaaattccatcgatGTCGTTGTTCCTCTCGATACCGTACGAGTTTATTGCACCGAAGACACACCCGCTAGTATTTCACCTGTTGGCTCCCTATCCAACCTTTCCGCTTTGTCGATGCTTAGTATTTCTGGGGATATTGAAAAAGATGATCGAAATCGTTTATCTGAAGAGTCGGACGATGATAAAATATTGGATGACTGCATCAGAGTCGGCATTGAGAGATCTCTCCGTGGAGCTAATCGATTCTCTGGTTCTGCATCCGTTACG GAGCTCAGTTCACCGAGCCACGTGGTCGAGTCAAAAAAATGCCATGACGATGAAAAGATTTTAGATCATTGCGCTGAATCTGGCGGAGCGAAGTCCATGTCACGAAGCAATTCGTTCTCAGAAACTGCGAGTGTAACA AAAAATCCTTCGCCACTTCACATACCTTCGATGAAAAAGTCTGAACTCCACTTACCATGTCTTCTTGATTctcggaaaaatttttccatgattTCACCGCTCCCAtctcaaaatagcgaaactcCTTCTTGTCATACATCTTCAAGACAAAATCCCGATTGTGTCAACCAAAATGCGTCTAAttatgatgataaaaaaattttggaagaGTGTACAAGAGCTGGAATTACGAGAAGTGTACACGGAGCTAATTCATTTCCGGGTACCGCAGCAGTTACG CGTTTCAATTCGCCAAGTCACGGAGCATCGACGGGGGTAGGTTACGACAGTGATCAAATTTTGGAAGATTGTATAAAAGCCGGAATGGCGAGAGGATTGCAGGGAAGCAGCTCGTTACCGAGCACTGCAGTTCCAACA AAACATCATTCCCCACGTCACGTACCTACAACGAAGAAATCTCAACTGCACTTGTCAAAGTTCATTGAAAATCgtcaagttttttcaatgtctCCCCCAGCTTCAGTTGCAGCAAAATATGATTACGTTCGTCAGCTTTCTACTGATACGTCAAATTCGATCTCCGTGGATCACGACACTTCGGGAGAcgacgataaaattttggatGATTGTATAAGAGCCGGAATCGCTAGAACTCTCGGAGGACGAATTTCGTTTCCAACCAATTCGGCC AAACATCATTCACCGCGCCACATAGCAACATCAAAAACATCAAGATCCCAAGTGCCACGGTCTACGGACAATCGCCAAGTTTTCTCAGGCTCCAAATCATCTCCAACTAAAAGTAAAGCCAACTCATCGAATTTCGATCGTGATACTTGGGGAGACGATGATAAAATGTTGGATGAATGCATAAGAGCTGGAATGGCAAGAACGATGCACGGGACTAATTCATTCCCAGGCAGCGCCCTCGGAACA AAATCAAATTCTCCACGTCATACGTCTTCGACTAGAAAATATCATGACGAAAATAAAACCTCGGACGATTCTATACGATTTGGAATCCCGAGAACTCCGCATGGAAGTAATTCGTTCCCTGGTACTCCAGTTGCTACG AAACATAATTCACCGAGGCACAGCGTCTCGATAAAGAAATCCGAAGCGTATTCGCCGAGGGTGAACGATCCTCGTCGAGGTTATTCGATACCTTCTTCGTCTCCAGCGAAACGCAACGATGTAGCTGATCGCCGCATGTCTTCCGCAAGGTCAAATATTTCTGCCGTGGATCACGACACTTCGGGTGACGAAGACAAAATCTTGGACGATTGCATTAAAGTTGGGACTGCCAGAACGTTACAAGGTGCTGTTTCGTTTCCAAACACAGCAACG AAACATCATTCACCACGCCACGCATCAGCAACGAAAAAATGCCAAGAATACTCTGCGAAACAAGCATTTTCAACGTCTTCGCAGTCTCCATCCAAGAGTAGAGACGCTTCCTCGCGTCGCATATTTTCTAATCGCACAAACTCCACGGTTGTCGATCACGACACTTCCGGGGATGATGATAAAATGTTAGACGAGTGCATCAAAGTTGGAATCGCTAGAACTTTGCAGGGAGCTGTTTTGTTTCCCAGCACTGTAACCGTTcct AAAACTCACTCACCCCGTCACGTATCCTCGGTGAAAAAATCCGAAGCCTATTCAACTAGAAACGTTGACTCAAGGCAAAATTTTTCTATGCCTGTGCCATCGTCCCCACAAACGAGTGGCGGCTCCTCGTCTCATAATATTCCGTGTTCGAGATCGAATCCTGCTACTCTTGATTTCGACACTTCCGGGGATGAAGATAAGATCTTGGACGACTGTATAAAAGTCGGGATCGCAAGAACGCTGCATGGGACAATTACTTTTCCGAGCAATGTTACA AAATCGCATTCACCACGTCGCGGGCCTTTGACGAAGAAAACAGAAATATACTCGTCGAGTAACGCCGACTCTCGTCAAGGGCGTGTTATGCGTTCACCTTCTCGAGTAAAAAGCAACGGAAGTAGTATTGGTCGCACATCTTCACCGAGATCACATTCTAATCATGATCATATTTCGTACGACCAGAGTCCTAATCAATCGGAGGATGAAGCGATACTCGCGAAATGCGCGCAAACTGCTATGTCTAAG GAATGCAGAAATTctttatcattttcaaaacctcaaatttcacgaaaaataccaAAACCAATGGCGAGAGTTTCTAATCCAGAGTCCCCCTGTTCCTCGACCCGTGTGACGACCGAAGTTTTTCGTACTTCAGTAACGACAATTTTGATACCAGCAAGACACCGAGGCGAAGAATGTTTCGGCGACAATTCTAGTATCTCCGAAGAAGAGGAAGATTTGATGCTGGCTCAATGCATACGTTCCGGGATGCCAACA GCTTCGAGTATGCCTTCGAAAAACTCAAATTACCAGCGCGAAGAGAGAAGAACAAGGGAACAATAG